The following proteins come from a genomic window of Gemmatimonadota bacterium:
- a CDS encoding electron transfer flavoprotein subunit alpha/FixB family protein, with product MSKDIWVVAEHWKGVVQPVTREVLGLGRTLADSSGGSLTALVLAEDAAAVVPGLSGLGVDGVIAVSAPELKRYRARAYVEAAGTLVGKAEPLAVLVGATANGHEFAASLGARLGAGVAADCVSVEVGESGVQAVRPVYSGRLLETVEWPGGGPAVISVRPKAYADPGAGSGDPPPVVEESISFPEETNDVEILEFRKEEGEGVNLSDAEVIVAGGRGLQSAENFQLVQELADALDGAVGATRAVVDAGWISYPHQVGQTGKVVRPNLYIAAGISGAIQHLAGMRTSETIVAINKDKTAPIFRAASYGLVGDALKILPELTRRIREKRGVAAGV from the coding sequence ATGTCGAAAGATATCTGGGTGGTTGCAGAACATTGGAAAGGGGTCGTCCAGCCTGTCACGCGTGAGGTGCTGGGACTGGGAAGGACCCTTGCGGATTCGTCCGGCGGGAGCCTTACGGCGCTCGTTCTTGCCGAGGATGCTGCGGCGGTCGTGCCGGGTCTTTCGGGGCTGGGCGTGGACGGCGTGATTGCGGTGTCCGCTCCGGAACTGAAGCGGTATCGGGCCCGCGCGTATGTGGAGGCTGCGGGGACGCTGGTCGGGAAGGCGGAACCGCTGGCGGTCCTCGTGGGCGCGACGGCGAACGGCCATGAGTTCGCGGCGTCGCTCGGAGCCCGGTTGGGTGCCGGGGTCGCGGCGGACTGCGTGTCGGTCGAAGTCGGAGAGTCGGGCGTTCAGGCGGTGCGTCCCGTGTACAGCGGAAGACTCCTGGAGACCGTCGAGTGGCCGGGCGGCGGACCGGCGGTGATTTCGGTGCGCCCGAAGGCGTATGCGGATCCCGGCGCGGGCTCAGGAGATCCTCCACCCGTCGTGGAGGAGAGCATCTCCTTCCCGGAAGAGACGAACGATGTGGAAATCCTGGAGTTCCGCAAGGAAGAGGGCGAAGGGGTGAACCTCTCCGACGCGGAGGTCATCGTGGCTGGAGGGCGCGGGCTTCAGTCCGCGGAGAACTTCCAGCTTGTTCAGGAACTCGCGGACGCGCTGGACGGCGCCGTGGGGGCCACCCGGGCCGTGGTGGACGCCGGCTGGATCAGCTACCCGCACCAAGTGGGGCAGACGGGCAAGGTGGTTCGCCCGAATCTCTACATTGCCGCCGGGATTTCAGGAGCCATTCAGCATCTGGCCGGGATGAGGACCTCCGAGACCATCGTCGCCATCAACAAGGACAAGACGGCACCCATCTTTCGTGCCGCCTCCTATGGTCTGGTGGGAGATGCGTTGAAGATCCTCCCCGAACTGACACGCAGGATCCGAGAAAAGCGCGGCGTGGCTGCGGGCGTCTGA
- a CDS encoding SpoIIE family protein phosphatase: MKENPDEAARLRRALRQVEELTALAEAGELLDASLDHERLVRRALGLALRVMRADGALLVTQREQGETAHFLLRGEAEARGMALDSSRLTQRVLLSGERGVQRDPNAPGARASARILGSPPAVRIAVPLKRLDRVLGSLEVAFREEPPPRVLGSEGALAALADHLAVALDNARLARDLERRIRELSLLRDIGTKISAQLDLDELLDAILDALEELVPSNASGIFLIRDETREIRREKLRGYAPERFDEVRLKVGHGILGWVADRGEGVAVGDVHADPRYVNARKATRSEMAIPIRTEGRVIGILNLESDDAAAYGTRDLDRLVAFADQAAISIGNARMYAEVRKKRALEEELRVARHIHRTLLPHTTPAVEGHTLAGRNDPSSDVGGDYFDFLPMENGRWAVLIADVSGHGIPASLIMAGFRAEVRAAFRISDDPRRVLSVVNRSLAAELDADRFVTALVSVYDPATGTLVYSNAGHEPGLVVRRDGSVDSMEAGGLLLGAFPEAEYERGEVHLGAGDRVLLFTDGLIDDPRGDGASRGTEELLRLAKEHRNLPAAELPDRILREMEPAQLTGGGPRGEDADIEADDRTLVILAKRNLTGDRAGEGAAPPG; the protein is encoded by the coding sequence GTGAAGGAAAACCCGGATGAGGCGGCCCGGCTTCGCCGGGCGTTGCGGCAGGTAGAGGAGCTGACCGCGCTCGCCGAAGCGGGTGAGCTCCTCGACGCTTCGCTGGATCACGAACGGCTGGTGCGTCGTGCGCTGGGACTGGCTCTCCGTGTGATGCGGGCCGACGGTGCGCTTCTTGTGACGCAGCGGGAACAGGGGGAGACGGCCCACTTCCTTCTGCGCGGAGAAGCGGAAGCGCGGGGGATGGCGCTGGACTCCTCGCGTCTCACTCAACGAGTGCTCTTGAGCGGCGAGCGCGGTGTTCAGCGGGACCCGAATGCTCCGGGCGCACGGGCCTCCGCGCGAATCCTCGGATCACCCCCGGCCGTGCGGATCGCCGTCCCTCTCAAGCGGCTCGATCGGGTGCTTGGAAGTCTGGAGGTCGCTTTTCGCGAAGAGCCACCGCCACGCGTTCTCGGGAGCGAAGGCGCTCTGGCCGCGCTTGCGGACCACCTGGCCGTTGCGCTCGACAATGCTCGTCTGGCCCGGGATCTGGAGCGGCGAATCCGTGAGCTTTCGCTCCTTCGGGACATCGGGACGAAGATCAGCGCTCAACTGGATCTGGACGAACTCTTGGACGCCATCCTGGATGCGCTGGAAGAACTGGTCCCGTCGAATGCATCGGGCATTTTCCTCATTCGGGATGAAACGCGGGAGATCCGCCGGGAGAAGCTTCGCGGATACGCCCCCGAGCGGTTCGATGAAGTGCGCCTGAAGGTCGGGCACGGGATTCTCGGGTGGGTGGCGGACCGGGGAGAGGGAGTGGCCGTGGGAGATGTGCATGCGGATCCGCGCTATGTCAACGCACGGAAGGCGACGCGCTCGGAGATGGCCATTCCCATTCGCACGGAAGGGCGCGTCATCGGCATCTTGAATCTCGAGAGCGACGACGCGGCGGCCTACGGCACGCGGGATCTGGATCGACTGGTGGCCTTCGCGGATCAGGCGGCGATCTCCATCGGGAACGCGCGGATGTATGCGGAAGTTCGCAAGAAGCGTGCTCTGGAGGAGGAACTGCGGGTCGCGCGCCACATTCACCGGACGCTGCTCCCTCACACCACGCCCGCGGTGGAGGGACACACGCTCGCCGGAAGGAACGATCCCTCCTCGGATGTGGGCGGCGACTACTTTGACTTCCTGCCGATGGAGAATGGCCGCTGGGCCGTGCTGATCGCCGATGTCTCGGGCCACGGAATCCCCGCAAGCCTCATCATGGCGGGCTTTCGCGCGGAAGTTCGGGCGGCGTTCCGGATTTCGGATGACCCGCGTCGCGTTCTGTCCGTGGTCAACCGGTCACTGGCTGCGGAACTCGACGCGGATCGTTTTGTGACGGCGTTGGTGTCCGTTTACGATCCGGCAACGGGAACGCTCGTCTACTCCAATGCGGGACACGAACCGGGGCTGGTGGTTCGCCGGGACGGGAGCGTGGATTCCATGGAAGCGGGGGGGCTCCTCCTGGGCGCGTTTCCCGAAGCCGAATACGAGCGGGGGGAGGTGCATCTCGGAGCGGGCGACCGGGTGCTTCTGTTCACAGACGGGCTGATTGACGATCCGCGCGGGGACGGGGCATCCCGCGGAACGGAGGAGTTGCTGCGCCTTGCGAAGGAGCACCGAAACCTGCCCGCCGCCGAACTGCCGGATCGGATCCTCCGTGAGA
- a CDS encoding electron transfer flavoprotein subunit beta/FixA family protein: MKSVVLIKQVPEAPSIRGEAGGAGSVESDSKSVTNPYDHFAIEEGLKTRESHGGEVTALTLGPETAVESLREALAMGANHAVHLKDDAFEGLDASGAAAVLAAGVEKVGEVDLVFVGRQTIDTNTALTGPMVAQRLGMTLLTEVFRVDEIDQEAGTICVERLLEGGLQVVKGRLPALLAMTKDSNEPRFASILGIRKASRAPVTEWGAGDLGVEAASRTQVTGMSIPPARPGGELLQGEPEELAETLVARLAEAKLI; encoded by the coding sequence ATGAAGTCTGTGGTGCTGATCAAGCAGGTCCCGGAAGCCCCCTCGATTCGCGGGGAAGCCGGGGGCGCCGGAAGTGTGGAGTCGGACTCCAAGTCGGTGACCAACCCGTATGACCACTTTGCCATCGAGGAGGGGTTGAAGACGCGCGAATCCCATGGTGGGGAAGTCACGGCCCTGACATTGGGCCCGGAGACGGCGGTGGAGAGCCTTCGCGAGGCGCTGGCCATGGGGGCGAACCATGCCGTGCATCTGAAGGACGATGCGTTCGAGGGGCTCGATGCCTCGGGTGCGGCGGCGGTACTGGCCGCCGGAGTGGAGAAGGTCGGCGAAGTGGATCTGGTCTTCGTGGGGCGGCAGACCATCGACACGAACACCGCGTTGACGGGGCCCATGGTGGCGCAGCGCTTGGGTATGACGCTGCTGACCGAGGTGTTCCGCGTGGACGAAATCGACCAGGAGGCCGGGACCATCTGCGTGGAGCGCCTGCTGGAAGGGGGGCTTCAGGTGGTGAAGGGCCGCCTGCCCGCGCTTCTCGCCATGACCAAGGACAGCAACGAACCCCGTTTCGCATCCATTCTGGGAATCCGAAAGGCCTCGCGGGCTCCGGTGACGGAATGGGGCGCGGGAGATCTGGGAGTGGAGGCCGCGTCCCGGACGCAGGTCACCGGCATGAGCATTCCTCCGGCGCGACCGGGTGGAGAACTGCTGCAGGGCGAGCCCGAGGAACTGGCGGAGACGCTGGTGGCCCGGCTGGCCGAAGCCAAGCTGATCTAG
- a CDS encoding carbon starvation protein A — protein sequence MNALLLALLSAAAFLAANRFYGGWIRRVLLEVDETELTPAVRLNDGVDFVPTRRAVVFGHHFASIAGLGPILGPAIAVIWGWVPAVLWIVFGTILIGGVQDFSALVLSLRNDGRSVGDIAGEILGRRARILFLVIIYFLMSLAMGVFALVIATLFTAAPDAGLHPESHPEAVLPVAILLAIAVLMGLALYRWKLPFGPVTLAGVALSFLGVLWGQAHPVTGVVRETWIFVLLGYAFVASVLPVWLLLQPRDYLNSFQLYAGMLLMFLGLAVSRPEVVAPAINHAPTDLPPIFPFLFITVACGAVSGFHSLVSSGTTAKQIAHARDAQTLGYGAMATEGMLAILAVLACTAGLSSSAEWHAHYTGWQAAGGLGPKVGAFITGAATFVHSLGIPMATATAFTAVVVVSFALTTLDSATRLLRYNIQELARAAGLPPGLSNRYLASLVAVASIAFFALLRIGGKPAGIVLWELFGTTNQLLAALALLTVLVWLVRRRRPALPVALPMIFMFVMTLAGMTIKIRHFYAQEAWLVFGFGLGLGVLAVWLAIEGVLALRRASSSAGRPGEAALPSPPR from the coding sequence GTGAACGCACTCCTGCTTGCCCTTCTTTCCGCAGCCGCTTTCCTGGCCGCAAACCGCTTCTACGGCGGCTGGATCCGCCGGGTTCTCCTTGAGGTCGACGAGACGGAACTGACGCCCGCGGTCCGCCTGAATGACGGCGTCGATTTCGTGCCTACGAGACGGGCCGTCGTCTTCGGCCACCATTTCGCGTCCATCGCGGGCCTCGGCCCGATTCTCGGCCCGGCCATCGCCGTCATCTGGGGCTGGGTACCGGCCGTTCTGTGGATCGTGTTCGGGACCATCCTCATCGGAGGCGTTCAAGATTTCAGCGCCCTGGTGCTTTCGCTTCGAAATGACGGGCGGTCCGTCGGTGATATCGCAGGCGAGATTCTGGGCCGCCGCGCACGGATCCTCTTTCTGGTCATCATCTACTTCCTGATGTCGCTGGCCATGGGCGTCTTTGCGCTGGTGATCGCAACGCTCTTCACGGCGGCTCCTGACGCGGGCCTCCATCCTGAATCGCATCCGGAAGCCGTCCTTCCCGTGGCGATCCTTCTGGCCATCGCGGTCCTCATGGGACTTGCGCTCTACCGCTGGAAACTCCCCTTCGGTCCTGTCACCCTCGCGGGCGTCGCGCTGTCTTTTCTGGGCGTTCTCTGGGGGCAGGCGCATCCCGTCACGGGAGTCGTCCGGGAGACCTGGATCTTCGTGCTGCTCGGGTACGCATTCGTGGCATCGGTACTGCCGGTCTGGCTCCTTCTTCAGCCTCGCGACTACCTCAACTCCTTCCAGCTTTACGCCGGGATGCTGCTCATGTTTCTCGGCCTCGCCGTGTCGCGGCCCGAGGTCGTCGCCCCGGCCATCAACCACGCCCCCACCGATCTCCCGCCGATCTTCCCCTTCCTCTTCATCACCGTGGCCTGCGGGGCGGTCAGCGGATTCCACAGCCTCGTCTCTTCCGGAACGACCGCGAAGCAGATCGCGCACGCGCGCGACGCGCAGACGCTGGGCTACGGCGCCATGGCCACCGAGGGAATGCTGGCGATTCTGGCTGTTCTCGCCTGCACCGCCGGACTCTCCTCCTCGGCTGAATGGCACGCGCACTATACCGGTTGGCAGGCCGCGGGCGGCCTCGGCCCGAAGGTCGGCGCCTTCATCACGGGCGCCGCGACCTTCGTCCATTCGCTGGGAATCCCCATGGCCACGGCGACCGCCTTCACCGCGGTGGTCGTCGTTTCCTTCGCGCTGACCACACTCGACTCCGCCACGCGCCTTCTCCGCTACAACATTCAGGAACTGGCCCGTGCGGCCGGGCTCCCTCCCGGACTGTCCAACCGCTATCTCGCCTCGCTGGTTGCCGTGGCCTCCATTGCCTTCTTCGCGCTGCTGCGTATCGGGGGGAAGCCCGCGGGGATTGTTCTGTGGGAACTCTTCGGCACCACGAATCAGCTTCTCGCCGCGCTCGCGCTCCTTACCGTTCTCGTCTGGCTGGTTCGGCGGCGGCGTCCCGCGCTGCCCGTCGCTCTGCCCATGATCTTCATGTTCGTGATGACCCTCGCCGGGATGACCATCAAGATCCGGCACTTTTACGCACAGGAAGCATGGCTCGTCTTCGGCTTCGGACTGGGTCTGGGAGTGCTGGCGGTGTGGCTCGCGATCGAGGGAGTGCTGGCGCTGCGACGCGCTAGCTCGTCCGCCGGGCGACCAGGCGAAGCCGCGCTGCCGTCTCCACCACGGTAA
- a CDS encoding cupin domain-containing protein produces the protein MSTLHTSRTRILLALALAGAMTLAGMWLAGRMASSRGSAPVAWHADPGVPAEAHANITARPVGAHRTADCTHLTIASEVAAHLHRTHDETVVILAGSGVMRLGEETLSVGPGSILLIPRGTVHALSVLDGPMEVVSVFSPPFDGKDRVFVE, from the coding sequence ATGAGTACTCTTCACACATCGCGCACACGAATCCTGCTGGCACTCGCGTTGGCGGGGGCCATGACTCTCGCGGGGATGTGGCTGGCGGGGCGTATGGCTTCGTCGCGAGGATCGGCGCCGGTGGCCTGGCATGCCGACCCGGGCGTACCCGCCGAAGCACACGCCAACATCACGGCCCGCCCCGTGGGTGCTCACCGCACTGCGGATTGCACGCACCTGACGATCGCTTCCGAAGTCGCGGCGCATCTGCACCGTACCCATGACGAGACGGTCGTGATCCTTGCCGGAAGCGGAGTGATGCGTCTGGGCGAAGAGACCCTCTCCGTCGGGCCGGGGTCGATCCTCCTGATTCCACGCGGCACGGTCCATGCGCTCAGTGTTTTGGACGGGCCGATGGAGGTGGTCAGCGTCTTCTCGCCCCCGTTCGACGGGAAGGACCGGGTGTTCGTCGAATGA
- the dcd gene encoding dCTP deaminase has product MPVKNDAWITRMAREQGMIEPFEEQQVREGVISYGVSSYGYDIRVADEFRIFTNVNSAVVDPKSFDASSLVEVESDVCIVPPNSFALARTVEYMRIPRNIITVCVGKSTYARCGIIVNVTPFEPEWEGFATLEISNTTPLPAKVYANEGIAQVLFLEADEVCKVSYADKKGKYQAQTGVVLPRI; this is encoded by the coding sequence ATGCCGGTGAAGAACGATGCCTGGATCACGCGCATGGCGCGCGAGCAGGGAATGATCGAACCCTTTGAAGAACAGCAGGTGCGGGAAGGCGTGATTTCATATGGCGTCTCATCCTACGGATACGACATTCGCGTCGCGGATGAGTTCCGCATCTTCACGAATGTGAACTCTGCCGTCGTGGATCCGAAGAGCTTCGACGCTTCTTCACTGGTGGAGGTGGAGTCGGATGTGTGCATCGTTCCGCCGAACAGTTTTGCGCTGGCCCGGACGGTGGAGTATATGCGAATCCCGCGGAACATCATCACCGTCTGCGTGGGGAAGAGCACCTATGCGCGCTGCGGCATCATCGTGAATGTGACGCCGTTCGAGCCGGAGTGGGAAGGCTTTGCAACGCTGGAGATTTCCAACACGACGCCGTTGCCGGCCAAGGTGTATGCGAATGAGGGCATCGCGCAGGTGCTCTTTCTGGAAGCGGATGAAGTCTGCAAGGTCTCCTACGCAGACAAGAAGGGGAAGTACCAGGCCCAGACCGGCGTCGTCCTCCCGCGAATCTGA
- a CDS encoding CehA/McbA family metallohydrolase encodes MPRVTGTVRSGVRFLLPGGLCLFLLNACDEDRTLPVNSGGDGEGVVRILPEDPVVAGSRGSWTVDWVAGESGMAEGGGVVLQVSPFWGWSPPRVAPPGAAGFTTVSCSREDVTLTLHEGAPPMSLVALLDRGRLAEGDTVRFVYGDTSGGHPGSLARADSYAEAFEELLIKTDADADGVFATVKNAPTLAILPAEAVRLTLAAPAVVEPGARVSVRVSALDRFGNRAVLPGGTLSVFTTDLAHPGEESADLPRAEDVGVTPGGRSAGVGLLVREAGLLRIHAVLNGGSGALRGQGDLLLVERDSSLRNLLWGDIHCHSALSDGTGSPRELLEFARDVAGLDVACVTDHDAHGVAPLDEAAFAMVRQATQNAYDPGRFATLLGYEWTSWTWGHRNVYFPGVEGRVYEHRDAASDTPQELWERVAPYGAMTIPHHPGGGPIAVDWSVPSPDDMETVVEICSIHGSSEAPGVPGMIYDPVPEGFVRAALDAGHRLGFLASGDTHDGHPGHRSAGAATHGLVAFRAAACTREAVWDAMRDRHVYGTTGARILLDTDWGGVLPGRVVDAWPAGALRIRVVSPEPVERIELVGTDGVVERRRGGGRQVTRRFLKGRDRPASPWLYVRVVLADGETAWESPWWTRSEGER; translated from the coding sequence ATGCCGAGAGTGACCGGGACCGTCCGGAGCGGGGTTCGTTTCCTGCTTCCGGGCGGTCTCTGTTTGTTTCTACTGAATGCCTGCGACGAAGACCGCACCCTTCCTGTGAACTCGGGAGGTGACGGCGAGGGAGTCGTGCGGATTCTCCCGGAGGATCCCGTGGTTGCGGGCTCCCGGGGATCGTGGACGGTGGACTGGGTGGCCGGGGAGTCGGGGATGGCCGAAGGGGGCGGGGTCGTCCTCCAGGTGTCCCCATTCTGGGGCTGGTCTCCGCCGAGAGTCGCGCCACCGGGTGCGGCCGGTTTTACCACGGTGTCCTGCTCCCGGGAGGATGTGACGCTCACCCTCCACGAAGGCGCACCCCCCATGAGTCTGGTGGCCCTACTGGACCGCGGCCGCCTCGCGGAAGGGGACACGGTCCGTTTCGTCTACGGTGACACGAGCGGGGGGCACCCGGGAAGTCTTGCGCGGGCCGACTCTTACGCGGAAGCATTCGAGGAACTTCTCATCAAGACGGACGCCGATGCGGATGGTGTCTTTGCGACGGTGAAGAACGCGCCGACGCTGGCCATCCTCCCGGCGGAGGCGGTGCGACTGACGCTCGCCGCTCCGGCGGTGGTGGAACCAGGAGCCCGCGTTTCCGTACGGGTTTCGGCTCTGGACCGCTTTGGGAATCGCGCCGTGCTTCCCGGAGGGACGCTGTCGGTCTTCACGACAGACCTCGCCCACCCCGGCGAGGAGTCCGCCGATCTCCCGAGAGCGGAGGATGTCGGCGTGACTCCCGGGGGAAGGAGTGCGGGCGTGGGATTGCTCGTCCGCGAGGCCGGTCTCTTGCGAATCCACGCCGTGCTGAATGGGGGCTCGGGAGCCTTGCGCGGACAGGGAGACCTGCTTCTGGTGGAGCGGGACTCCTCGCTCCGGAATCTCCTCTGGGGCGACATTCACTGTCATTCCGCGCTGTCGGACGGCACCGGCTCTCCCCGCGAGTTGCTGGAGTTTGCGCGGGATGTCGCCGGACTGGATGTCGCGTGCGTAACGGATCACGACGCCCACGGCGTGGCTCCGCTGGACGAAGCCGCTTTCGCCATGGTCAGGCAGGCCACGCAGAATGCCTACGATCCCGGGCGGTTCGCGACGCTTCTCGGATACGAGTGGACCTCGTGGACCTGGGGCCATCGGAATGTCTACTTCCCGGGCGTGGAGGGGCGCGTCTATGAGCATCGGGACGCGGCCAGCGACACCCCGCAGGAACTCTGGGAACGGGTCGCGCCGTATGGGGCCATGACCATTCCGCACCATCCGGGTGGCGGTCCGATCGCGGTGGACTGGAGCGTGCCCTCACCGGACGACATGGAAACGGTGGTGGAGATCTGTTCCATCCACGGGTCCTCGGAGGCACCGGGAGTTCCGGGGATGATCTACGATCCGGTTCCAGAGGGATTTGTGCGTGCCGCGCTGGATGCAGGACACCGGTTGGGCTTTCTGGCGTCGGGAGATACTCACGACGGGCACCCGGGGCATCGATCCGCGGGGGCGGCCACTCACGGGCTGGTGGCATTTCGCGCCGCTGCGTGTACGCGTGAGGCGGTGTGGGACGCGATGCGGGACCGCCATGTCTACGGGACGACAGGAGCGCGGATTCTGCTGGATACGGACTGGGGAGGCGTCCTCCCCGGGAGGGTCGTGGATGCATGGCCCGCGGGCGCTCTTCGCATTCGTGTGGTTTCGCCTGAACCGGTGGAGAGAATCGAACTGGTCGGGACCGACGGCGTGGTGGAGCGCCGGCGGGGCGGAGGGCGGCAGGTGACGCGGCGTTTCCTGAAGGGGCGAGACAGGCCGGCGTCGCCGTGGTTGTATGTGCGGGTCGTGCTGGCCGACGGTGAGACGGCTTGGGAGTCTCCATGGTGGACCCGAAGTGAAGGGGAACGATGA
- a CDS encoding hydroxyacid dehydrogenase, with protein MKRIVVLDRITKETIRRLEEETGWAVEERLGVAPEDLPGRVEDADVLIVRSGTKVTAEVIQAARRLKVIGRAGIGVDNIDMDAASERDIRVVNTPDATTVSVAELTLGAVLDLARNIHAADALVRSGEWDRKRFEGMEVKGKLIGVIGFGRIGREVARMAQAFGMRAVAYDPYLDESHVAGVHLHTLEDVLSRADFVSLHVPLEDETGSLMGREEMEAMKKGSFLLNFGRGGLVDEVALADLLESGHLAGCALDTYAVEPPGETLDRLKAHPRTLLLPHIGSMTREGQARVGMELVEGVGKAVRKIMSAKATALADRRQAAAEAAELAAAEEAAAAANGPVPPGLPGPTDS; from the coding sequence ATGAAGCGAATTGTCGTATTGGACCGGATTACGAAGGAGACCATCCGTCGCCTGGAAGAGGAGACGGGGTGGGCTGTGGAGGAGAGACTGGGCGTTGCCCCCGAAGACCTCCCCGGCCGAGTGGAAGACGCCGATGTGCTGATCGTTCGCAGCGGGACGAAAGTGACCGCCGAGGTGATTCAGGCGGCACGCAGGCTGAAGGTCATCGGGAGAGCCGGGATCGGCGTGGACAATATCGACATGGACGCCGCTTCGGAGCGGGACATTCGTGTCGTGAACACACCGGACGCAACCACGGTCTCCGTGGCGGAACTCACGCTGGGAGCGGTTCTGGATCTCGCGCGGAATATTCACGCCGCGGACGCGCTCGTTCGCTCGGGAGAATGGGACCGGAAGAGATTCGAAGGCATGGAAGTGAAGGGGAAGCTCATCGGCGTGATCGGCTTCGGTCGGATCGGGAGAGAAGTGGCGCGGATGGCCCAGGCGTTCGGGATGCGTGCCGTCGCCTATGATCCCTATCTGGATGAGAGCCATGTCGCGGGCGTGCATCTCCATACGCTGGAAGATGTGCTGAGCCGCGCGGACTTTGTCTCTCTCCATGTGCCACTGGAGGATGAGACCGGAAGCCTCATGGGTCGTGAAGAGATGGAGGCCATGAAGAAGGGTTCGTTCCTCCTGAACTTCGGCCGGGGAGGGCTGGTGGACGAGGTCGCGCTTGCGGACCTCCTGGAGAGCGGACATCTGGCGGGTTGCGCGCTGGACACCTACGCGGTGGAGCCGCCCGGTGAGACGCTGGATCGGCTCAAAGCCCATCCGAGGACACTGCTTCTGCCGCACATCGGGTCGATGACGCGGGAAGGGCAGGCCCGCGTGGGCATGGAACTCGTGGAAGGTGTCGGGAAGGCCGTGCGGAAGATCATGTCCGCGAAGGCCACGGCACTCGCAGACCGTCGACAGGCTGCGGCCGAGGCTGCCGAACTGGCGGCAGCGGAAGAGGCGGCCGCTGCCGCGAACGGTCCGGTGCCTCCGGGGCTTCCGGGCCCGACGGACTCATAG
- a CDS encoding phosphatase PAP2 family protein: MNALLALDEHLFRLMNEAWTHPVLDVVMPYLTDFDHWRIPLVVLLLVGLARGSGSTRVGILFAIVAVAATDLLVDDAIKPWFERPRPFKELDDVRKLIGAHDYSFPSAHAANTFAAGVFLSLRFRGWWPSLLLAAVVAWSRVYCGVHYPLDILGGAVVGAALGWFFTVVETAARLRLVARRTS, translated from the coding sequence ATGAACGCACTTCTCGCCCTCGATGAGCACCTGTTCCGTCTCATGAATGAGGCATGGACGCATCCCGTGCTGGATGTCGTGATGCCGTATCTGACGGACTTTGACCACTGGCGAATACCGTTGGTCGTGCTGCTTCTGGTGGGCCTGGCGCGCGGGAGTGGATCCACGCGCGTAGGGATTCTCTTCGCCATCGTGGCCGTCGCCGCGACGGACCTTCTCGTGGACGACGCCATCAAACCGTGGTTCGAGCGCCCCCGGCCCTTCAAGGAACTGGATGATGTCCGTAAGCTGATCGGCGCCCACGACTACTCGTTCCCTTCGGCCCACGCCGCCAACACCTTTGCCGCCGGAGTATTTCTTTCTCTGCGCTTTCGCGGGTGGTGGCCGTCTCTCCTGCTGGCCGCCGTCGTGGCATGGTCGCGTGTTTATTGCGGCGTTCACTACCCGCTGGACATTCTCGGCGGAGCCGTCGTGGGTGCGGCGCTGGGCTGGTTTTTTACCGTGGTGGAGACGGCAGCGCGGCTTCGCCTGGTCGCCCGGCGGACGAGCTAG